In Syntrophobacterales bacterium, the following are encoded in one genomic region:
- a CDS encoding DUF4332 domain-containing protein, translating into GLLFWWWLRSRREEEAVPTVKAEAVAPVRVAEAAVPVAKSAPPTPDNLKRIEGIGPKISSVLRAAGITTFPQLAVSDLSQLRQILTEAGLAALADPGTWPEQAGLAVAGKWDELEALQDELKGGRRV; encoded by the coding sequence TAGGGTTGTTGTTTTGGTGGTGGCTGCGCAGTCGCCGCGAGGAAGAGGCCGTCCCAACAGTCAAAGCTGAGGCAGTAGCGCCTGTTCGTGTCGCTGAAGCAGCCGTGCCTGTAGCAAAGTCAGCGCCACCTACGCCGGATAACTTGAAGCGCATCGAGGGGATTGGGCCAAAGATATCGAGTGTGCTTCGGGCGGCAGGCATCACGACCTTTCCTCAACTGGCTGTGAGCGATCTGAGTCAGCTGAGGCAGATTCTCACAGAGGCCGGTCTTGCCGCGTTGGCGGATCCTGGCACCTGGCCGGAGCAGGCGGGTCTGGCAGTTGCTGGCAAGTGGGATGAACTTGAGGCGTTGCAAGATGAACTCAAAGGTGGTCGGCGGGTGTGA
- a CDS encoding DUF2267 domain-containing protein, whose protein sequence is MDELVKLVSQKTGLSEEKAKTAVETVIGFLKEKIPAPIAGQIDSVLGGAGSAKSVGNLAQGLGGILGKK, encoded by the coding sequence ATGGATGAATTGGTCAAGCTGGTTTCGCAGAAAACCGGTCTTTCCGAAGAGAAGGCCAAGACAGCTGTGGAAACGGTTATCGGCTTTCTCAAGGAAAAGATCCCGGCTCCCATCGCTGGGCAAATTGACAGCGTGTTGGGCGGTGCTGGATCGGCGAAAAGCGTAGGGAATCTCGCTCAGGGACTGGGAGGTATCCTGGGCAAGAAGTAG
- a CDS encoding DUF4332 domain-containing protein yields the protein MAISIGKLKGMYTELEAKLKEQGIYNSDQFLGTAQTPAGRKALAEHAGVESRAILELANRADLARVRGIGGVFSDLLEQAGVDTAKELATRRPDNLHTKLLETNAQKRLAGRAPTLDMVQDWVAQAKELPKLLEY from the coding sequence ATGGCTATCTCAATCGGCAAACTCAAAGGTATGTACACCGAACTAGAGGCTAAACTGAAGGAGCAAGGGATCTACAATAGCGATCAGTTCCTCGGAACAGCCCAGACACCCGCTGGACGAAAGGCATTGGCTGAGCATGCAGGCGTGGAGTCACGGGCTATCCTGGAACTAGCTAACCGGGCGGACTTGGCTCGCGTTCGGGGTATCGGTGGAGTCTTCTCTGATCTGCTGGAACAGGCTGGCGTGGACACAGCCAAAGAACTGGCAACTCGCCGTCCAGACAACTTGCACACCAAGTTATTGGAGACAAACGCTCAAAAGAGACTAGCAGGTCGAGCACCCACCCTCGATATGGTGCAGGATTGGGTGGCTCAGGCCAAAGAGCTGCCCAAGTTGCTGGAGTATTGA